In the genome of Mucilaginibacter sp. 14171R-50, the window GTGATAGACGTATCAATTCCATTATATATATTTACAACGAAGTAAAACCTATCACTATTATATGCTTATTGACGATATATTATCAAAATTTGTTGGTACTGGCCCAAGAAGTTATTACTCCTTTGAAACCTTTATACTCAATTTATTAAAATTTCATCTTGAATCGCAAAATAAGATCTTGGCTATAAATGGCAATTTTCGTATTCCAGGTGATGCTATAGCCGATCACGGATTTGATGATATCGTTGGAAAGACTATTATTGAAATAAAATTAAACCTCGATAGAACACCTCCTAGAATTTTTATAGATGAATTTTTCACCAAACTAAATAGAACTGAAATCATCCCGGACATTAAGAACTTATTGATAATCAATGGGAGACCTATTTCGGAACGGACACGAGCCAGATTAATGTCTGAATTATCTAGCTTATCTTCTCAAATTAAAATTATAATATGGGGGCCAGAGGAGTTAAATACGATAGTAGCGAAGCATAGAAAAGAAGCAAACAGGATTGCAAACAATCTTTTTTCTTTAAGATTAGAAAACGTTGTCTCCCGTGAAGTAAGGAATTGGGAAGAAGAAAGAGAAGAAAGAATCAACCTTTTAATTGAAGCCTACAAAAAAAGACAGTTTTCCACTTTTTTAGGTGCCGGGGTATCCAGTAGCGCTGGCATGCCCGATTGGAACACATTATTAAATTCTTTATTTGTGTCTTATTTGACCAAAGAATTTAATAGTACTGAAACGATTTCAGACGATGATATTAAACAAATTGTTTACAGACTTAATGATGTAGATGAACCATCTGCACTAATGGCAGCGAGATATCTCAGAAAAGGACTTACAAAGGAAGACACTCAAGAGCAAACATTTATCGATATAATTTCTGACAATTTGTATAAACTCAGGAACACTGAAAAAGATATAAGTTCAAAACTAATCAAGTCCATCTCAAATCTTTGTATGCCTACTCAAACTGGCGCAAGAGTAAAAGCAGTTGTAACCTACAATTTCGATGATTTGTTAGAACGCGAATTAAATTCAAAATCCATTAGACATCATAGCATTTATAAAGAAAATGAGCTATCAGATCCTGATGAACTTCCAATTTATCACGTGCATGGGTTCTTACCTGAAGATAAAACAAAATATACATCTTTAGAAAAAAGTACGTTAGTTTTCTCGGAAGAAGGTTATCATCTTATCTATTCTGATGCTTATCATTGGTCTAATCTGGTGCAACTTTATAACTTAAGAGAAAATAATTGTTTAATGATAGGGCTTTCCATGACTGATCCCAATCTTAGAAGATTATTAGACATCTCCGCGAGAAATATGGAGCAGGCGAGGCATTTCGCTTTTATGCGTAGGCTAACACTTGAAGAATTTTGTTATACAACGGATAAGGTGACATTAGAGAAAAACCAATTAATTAGTAACCTAAAAGCGGCAGAGCAGTTTCTTAAAAGGCATCACAAACTAAACGAGGAAATAATGAAAGAATTAGGTGTTGCAATTATTTGGTTTACTTCTTTTGAAGAAATCCCTGAAATATTAAATCGCGTAAATAATGAGTAATATCCTAGCCCTCCAAAGTTTATAACTTCGAACTATTATGTGCCTGAAAAGGAAAGGAATTTCTATTTCCCTTTCTTATGTACGTGTGGTTTCAATGACGGGGTATTACCCGGTGTTTCCTTATTATCGCGCTGACGCTCGTCCGGTTTTCCAGTGGATTTAGCAATTCTCTTTGGTCCTGGTTTAATTCCCATAATCTTTCGTTTTTTAAATTGTGATGTATAATAAATTATTAAAAAGTTTATATCAAATCCCAATTATTCTTTATTGTCAAAGTCGCCTTGTTAAGTTCGATTTCCGCATCAGCGACATCGGCCACAGAATAGGTTCGCCAAGCAATCACATCAACCAAAATACAACTTTTCGGATCTAACTTCGATCCTTTTTGCTCATAAAATTTTTTTAATACATATAATTTAGCCTCTGCTTCTTCTCTTTTCAATTTAGTCGATTCGAAATTGAATTTTAAAAAGCCAACTTGTTTTACGCCTGATTGATCTAAAAGCAGCATATCCGACACGGCGCCAATACTAACGTCATTCTTTATAATTTTATTTTTTCTTCGGTGGAGATTATTTTCGAGTGTGTGTTTTTCCAATATTGGTATTAACAGGTATGACATTGCAACGATGGCATCCAATCCTTTAGCAGAATAAATACGATTTTTATATCCGTCTTTGTTCTCAGGATAAGTCTTAGCTTCTTTACGATAAATTCGCGCCTGCTGCTTAAATGCTTCAAAATAGAGTTCATGCCCATCTACAAAATTTCCTTCGAATATTTCACAAACCAGCTTCCTGGCCATTTCATAAAATTTTGGTATATAATCAGACGGATACTTGCATTTCTTTAAAATGCTCAGTTTGACTTTTTCGGACGCGACTATGTATCGCGAAATCATTGTCAAAGATATCCGTGGCTCTTTAACAACTTTTTTGACCTTTACTTCTTGCTCAACTTCACTCATGCTTTTATCTCTATGTTGTTACGTTGCTAATACTTTTGGCACCAAAGCATATCATCGTAACTCATTTATTATTAACGGTTAATAACTCTAAGATACAAATAAATAATAATGCAATAATTAAAAGTTTTACACATCAAGCATTAATTACTAACAATTTTAGTATAAAAATGAGGTGATTACTTTGATCGAGTAAGAAATACTGATTTGCTTCTCCACGTTAGTAACAGTAATAAAAGCCAAAAAAAGGCGCATATTCCAACTTTTTTCAAAATAATTCTACCTGCGCAAATACACTGCGCAGTGCCTCTATTTCTTTGTATCAACAATAAAGAAAAAAGGAGGTTCACAATGAAATTCAACCTGTTAAGCAAATTTACAAACCAGACCGTTAACTATGCGGGTGCAAAGGCTTTTGCATTGAGCCCCGAGATGGAACTATATACCGCTGTGGTTACCTGGAGCTTAAACGACTCTTTTTATGAAAAAGACGAGGCACGTTTAGCGCGCTTACAAAAATTGATAGCCGCTTGCAACCCGGTGTTTGTGGGTAAGCTGGCCGTGTATGCCCGCACAAAAATGTATATGCGTTCGGTACCGCTGGTGCTGGTTACCGAATTGGCTAAGCTACACTCGGGCGACGATTTGGTAGCCCGGGTTACCGATGGCGTGATCGGCCGTGCCGATGAGATCACCGAGCTATTGGCCTGCTACGAAACGCTGAACAAGCGTACCGGCACTAAAAAGCTTAACCGCCTGAGCAAGCAAATGCAAAAGGGTTTAAGCGCGGCGTTTAATCGCTTTGACGAGTACCAGTTTGGTAAATACAACCGCGATGGCGCTATAAAACTGCGTGACGCCTTGTTTTTGGTCCACCCAAAGGCGAAGGACGAATTGCAGCAAGTATTGTTCAACAAAATAGTTAACGGCGACCTGCAAACGCCCTACACCTGGGAAACTGAACTATCGGCCCTGGGCCAGATAGGCTTCGACAGTGAAGAGGCAAAAGCCGAAGCGTTCCGCGCCAAGTGGGAAGAACTGATAGACAGCGGTAAGCTGGGTTATATGGCCTTGCTGCGTAACCTGCGCAACATACAGGAAGCCGGCGTAAGCTACGCGCACTTTCAAAAAGTATGCGCACGCCTTGCCGATGCCGATGAGGTTGCCAGGGCAAAGCAGTTTCCGTTCCGTTATTTGGCAGCTTACCGCGAACTGAAAGCTACAGGAACCATGGCGCCGGTAAAGGGGCTCGCTAAAAAGCTGAGCGCATTATTACTGGGCAACAAGGGCTACACCAGCGAATTGATGAATGCTTTGGAAAAAGCGGCACAGGCAAGCGCCGCCAACATCAAAGGTTTTAACCACGAAACCCGTGTGCTGTTAGCTTGCGACGTTTCGGGATCGATGCAGGTACCAGTATCGGCTAAGAGCAAAATATTACTGTACGATGTGGGCCTAATGCTGGCTATGCTGTTGCAATCGCGTTGTAAAAACGTGGAGGTGGGTATGTTTGGTGATACATGGAAAACCATTGTGGTGCCGCGTAATAACATCTTGGGTAACGTACAGGAGTTTTATCGCCGCGAGGGCGAGGTGGGTTACAGCACCAATGGCTACCTGGTTATCAAGGATATATTATCCCGTAAGGCACAAATGGATAAGGTATTTCTGTTTACCGATGCCCAGTTATGGAACAGTTCATCAACTACAGGCGATCATATACAGCCCTTATGGTTGCGTTACAAGGCAGAGGTATCACCAAACGCGAAACTCTACCTGTTCGACTTGAAAGGTTACGGACAAGCGCCATTGCAAATATTGCGCAATGATGTATACCTGGTAGCCGGCTGGAGCGACAAAGTTTTTGAAGTGTTAGCTGCTTTGGAAAACGGAAGCTCGGCCTTAGATGCTATCAACAATATAGAACTATAAACCAAGTATGGGGAAGCTAACGCCCCATACTTTTAAAAGAAATTAAAAAATAAGGATGCCGTAGAAACGGGTTACTTCGCTCATGAAGGGGGTGGGCAGTGTGGCGCAAGCTATGCTGGAGGTTCGAGTCCTCACAAGCGAGCCCCCGTCCCGTGTTCGCCTGTTGCTCCTTATAAAGCATAAAAGAAGGTGCCGTAAATAAGCCTTACTTCGATCAGGGAACCGATGCCGGGCTATATGCTACGGGCGGGATGAATGGCTTATTGTCTTTTGCCCTTCTTTTTAAAAGAAATTAAAAATAAAAAAAGGTGTCGTAGATGAGTGTTACTTCGCATTTAACGTCCAGGTCGCCGGTTCAAGTCCGGCCATTGGTTTATGCCAATGTAGCTCAGTTTGGTTAGAGCAGGAGCACCGCAAGGTGCATTTCACTTGTTGCTTTTTACCCTTTTTTTAAAAGAAATAAAGAAGATGCCGTAGGTAAGCGTTACTTCAACCTTTTACGTTAGCACACGCTTGCCGGATCGTCGCTCTTCTTTTTAAAATACCTAAACCTAAAAAGGTGCCGTAAACTGGTGATACTTCGGTTAGAGCGTCCCGGAAGGGAAGGCAGGCGGTTCAAATCCGCCCAGCGATCTGTTTCGCATAGTAGCTCAGTAAAAACGCATCAGTTGCTTTTAGCCCTTTTTAAAAACATCATGAAAGATGCCGTAGGCGGGTGATACTTCGTCTGGTTGAAAGCCGCGAAAGCGGTACGGGTTCGAATCCCATAAGACACCTGCCGGCTGTTGCTCTTTCATTTATATTTTGTAACCTTATACTATTAATCATGACCGAAACAATACTTCAAAAACTGCTCGAACTGGAGCAGAATGAAAATATAAAAATACTGTATGCCTGTGAATCAGGTAGCAGGGCCTGGGGCTTTGCCTCGCCCGATAGTGACTTTGATGTTCGCTTTATATACGCTCGCCCGATAAATGATTACCTGGGAATAACAGATCTGCCGGACAATGTTGGATTGCCTGTCAACGAAGTGTTGGATATAGGTGGTTGGGATCTCAAAAAAGCACTAAAACTATTCCTTAAATCGAATAGCACACTGTACGAGTGGCTGCAATCGCCAATAGTTTATCAGGCAGATTCAACCTTTGCTGAAGATCTGCGTAAGCTGATGCCGGAATACTTTTCGTCACGTGCAGGCGCCAATCATTATCTATCAATGGCGCACAATACGCTTCGCGATGATCTGCAAACCGAACAAGTAAAACTGAAGCGTTACTTTTATGCACTTCGCCCGGCATTGGCTTGCTTGTGGATAGTTGAGAAACAATCGGTACCACCTATGGAGTTTCAACATTTAAGGGTTATGATATCGGACAATAAAGTTCAAAGCGCTATAGATGAACTGCTGGAAAGGAAAAAGATAGCTGATGAAAAAGCGTTGATAGCACCTGTCTCTCTACTTAACCAATGGCTGAGTAACACGCTTGACTTGTGCAAAGAGCGCATACCTGAGCTTCCATCGGAAAAGAAATACCCGGATGAGTTGAATAATATCTTTAGAAAATATATCCAGCCATGACCTACGAGCAGCTCAAACAACAAAAAGAACTGATCCTGCTGGATTGTATTAGCGGCAGCACCGCTTATAACCTGAACGTAGCCGGCTCCGACATAGATAAGAAAGGGATATTCATTATGCCTCAACAGCAGCTATATGGTTTTGAGCGACAAGATCAGATATCTAATAAAAGCAATGATGAGGTTTACTTTGAGATAGGCCGTTTTCTGGATTTATTGACGAAAAACAATCCTAATATACTAGAACTGTTAAGCACGCCTAAAGAGCATGTGTTATTTCGCCACCCGTTAATGGATCTGATCAAGCCCGAAGATTTTCTATCCAAACTTTGCCTGGATACATTCGCCGGATATGCACAAACGCAGATCAAGAAAGCAAGGGGGCTTAATAAAAAGATCAATAAGCCATTGAATGCTGAACGAAAGTCGGTATTAGATTTCTGTTTTGTGATCTACAACAATGGTAGCGTCCCGTTAAAAG includes:
- a CDS encoding SIR2 family protein, with the translated sequence MLIDDILSKFVGTGPRSYYSFETFILNLLKFHLESQNKILAINGNFRIPGDAIADHGFDDIVGKTIIEIKLNLDRTPPRIFIDEFFTKLNRTEIIPDIKNLLIINGRPISERTRARLMSELSSLSSQIKIIIWGPEELNTIVAKHRKEANRIANNLFSLRLENVVSREVRNWEEEREERINLLIEAYKKRQFSTFLGAGVSSSAGMPDWNTLLNSLFVSYLTKEFNSTETISDDDIKQIVYRLNDVDEPSALMAARYLRKGLTKEDTQEQTFIDIISDNLYKLRNTEKDISSKLIKSISNLCMPTQTGARVKAVVTYNFDDLLERELNSKSIRHHSIYKENELSDPDELPIYHVHGFLPEDKTKYTSLEKSTLVFSEEGYHLIYSDAYHWSNLVQLYNLRENNCLMIGLSMTDPNLRRLLDISARNMEQARHFAFMRRLTLEEFCYTTDKVTLEKNQLISNLKAAEQFLKRHHKLNEEIMKELGVAIIWFTSFEEIPEILNRVNNE
- a CDS encoding TROVE domain-containing protein; this encodes MKFNLLSKFTNQTVNYAGAKAFALSPEMELYTAVVTWSLNDSFYEKDEARLARLQKLIAACNPVFVGKLAVYARTKMYMRSVPLVLVTELAKLHSGDDLVARVTDGVIGRADEITELLACYETLNKRTGTKKLNRLSKQMQKGLSAAFNRFDEYQFGKYNRDGAIKLRDALFLVHPKAKDELQQVLFNKIVNGDLQTPYTWETELSALGQIGFDSEEAKAEAFRAKWEELIDSGKLGYMALLRNLRNIQEAGVSYAHFQKVCARLADADEVARAKQFPFRYLAAYRELKATGTMAPVKGLAKKLSALLLGNKGYTSELMNALEKAAQASAANIKGFNHETRVLLACDVSGSMQVPVSAKSKILLYDVGLMLAMLLQSRCKNVEVGMFGDTWKTIVVPRNNILGNVQEFYRREGEVGYSTNGYLVIKDILSRKAQMDKVFLFTDAQLWNSSSTTGDHIQPLWLRYKAEVSPNAKLYLFDLKGYGQAPLQILRNDVYLVAGWSDKVFEVLAALENGSSALDAINNIEL
- a CDS encoding nucleotidyltransferase domain-containing protein → MTETILQKLLELEQNENIKILYACESGSRAWGFASPDSDFDVRFIYARPINDYLGITDLPDNVGLPVNEVLDIGGWDLKKALKLFLKSNSTLYEWLQSPIVYQADSTFAEDLRKLMPEYFSSRAGANHYLSMAHNTLRDDLQTEQVKLKRYFYALRPALACLWIVEKQSVPPMEFQHLRVMISDNKVQSAIDELLERKKIADEKALIAPVSLLNQWLSNTLDLCKERIPELPSEKKYPDELNNIFRKYIQP